Proteins from a genomic interval of Mustela lutreola isolate mMusLut2 chromosome 4, mMusLut2.pri, whole genome shotgun sequence:
- the STEAP4 gene encoding metalloreductase STEAP4 isoform X2: protein MEKTSTGAFPSTMNSSEKQETVCIFGTGDFGRSLALRMLQCDYSIVFGSRNPQKSSLLPNGAAVLSYLEAAQKSDIIILAVHREHYDFLKELTEVLKGKILVDISNNLKIDQYPESNAEYLAQLLPGAHVVKAFNTISAWALQSGALDANRQVFVCGNDSKAKQRVIDVVRTLGLTPLDQGSLLAAKEIENYPLQLFPMWKLPFYLSAILCVFFFCYCVIRDVLYPYANGNQDSTFRLAISIPNRIFPIAALTLLALVYLPGVIAAILQLYRGTKYRRFPDWLDQWMLCRKQLGLVALGFAFLHVLYTLVIPIRYYVRWTLKNRTITQALAKTDDPFSTTTAWLNDSYIALGILGFFLFVLLGITSLPSVSNMVNWREFRFVQPTPWCTAGRNSSVLRVLDGIFLLPT, encoded by the exons ATGGAAAAGACTTCTACAGGTGCATTTCCTTCTACTATGAATTCTTCAGAAAAGCAAGAGACTGTATGTATTTTTGGAACTGGAGATTTTGGAAGATCACTGGCACTCAGAATGCTCCAGTGTgattattctattgtttttggaAGTAGAAACCCACAGAAGTCCAGTTTGCTGCCCAACGGTGCAGCGGTCCTGAGCTACTTAGAAGCAGCCCAGAAATCAGACATCATAATCTTAGCAGTCCACAGAGAGCATTATGATTTTCTCAAAGAACTAACTGAGGTGCTCAAAGGAAAAATATTGGTCGACATCAGCAACAACCTCAAAATTGATCAGTATCCGGAATCCAATGCAGAGTACCTCGCTCAGTTGCTGCCAGGAGCCCACGTAGTAAAAGCATTTAATACCATCTCAGCCTGGGCTCTCCAGTCTGGAGCACTGGATGCAAATCGGCAG GTGTTTGTCTGTGGAAACGACAGCAAAGCCAAGCAAAGAGTGATAGATGTTGTTCGTACTCTTGGACTTACTCCACTGGATCAAGGATCTCTCCTGGCagccaaagaaattgaaaactacCCCCTGCAACTATTTCCAATGTGGAAGCTCCCCTTCTATTTGTCTGCTATTCTGTGTGTCTTCTTCTTTTGCTACTGCGTTATAAGAGACGTACTCTACCCTTACGCTAATGGCAATCAAGACAGCACATTTCGCTTGGCTATTTCCATTCCAAATCGGATCTTTCCGATAGCAGCACTTACATTGCTTGCCTTGGTTTACCTCCCTGGTGTTATTGCTGCCATTCTGCAACTGTACCGAGGGACAAAATACCGCCGATTCCCAGACTGGCTTGACCAGTGGATGCTCTGCAGAAAGCAGCTTGGCTTGGTGGCACTGGGATTTGCCTTCCTTCATGTCCTCTACACACTTGTGATTCCTATTCGTTATTATGTAcgatggaccctgaaaaacagaACCATTACCCAG gcACTAGCCAAGACAGACGATCCATTTAGCACCACTACTGCCTGGCTTAATGATTCGTACATAGCTTTGGGAATCCTTGGATTTTTCCTGTTTGTCCTCTTGGGAATCACTTCCTTGCCATCAGTTAGCAACATGGTCAACTGGAGAGAATTCCGATTTGTCCAG